The DNA segment CTTGTACACCACGACTCTTCAAATCTTGGCAAACGTTCAACCAAAAACTAGCACTCTCATCTTCGCCGATCCAAATACCAAGAATGTCCTTAATACCATCTGTATTTACGCCTAAAACAGTGTAAGCTGCCTTACTAACAATCCTATTTTCATGCTTAACTTTAAAGTGTATTGCATCCAAAAACACAATAGGATACACAGGGTCTAGTAGACGGGACTGCCATTCATAGACAAGAGGCAACACTTTGTCTGTAACCTTACTTACTAAACTAGAAGAGACGTTAATACCATAAATATCCTTCATGTGGTCCTCAATATCCCGTGTGGACATACCTTTAGAATAAAGGGCAATTATTTGATCCTCTAATCCATTAATAGATGTCTCATATTTCTTTATAATCTGCGGTTCATATTCACCTTTACGATCTCTAGGGATATTTAACTTGGTTTCACCTAACTTAGATTTAATGGTCTTTTTACTATAGCCATTCCGACTATTTCCCGTATTAATACCTTTAGAATTATGTTTGGAGTACCCAAGGTGCTCCTCGATTTCAGCCTCGAAAACCTGTTGAAGAGTCTCCTTGAAAAGGTCCCTAATCATGGCATGAATATCGTCCACTGTTTCACATTGACCTGCCAATTCTCTAATTGTCATATCCCTATAATTTTGCATAAATGATCATCTCCTTATTTGGAAAGTATAACCATTTACACAAAACTATAGACGTTCTCCAGTTCTTTTCATATTCTCTTCTGTTTTGTCCTTCATCGGCTTTATGAAGGACATTTTTTTCGTATTCTCTTCTGTTTTGTCCTTCATCGGCCTTATGAAGGACAGTTCTTTGCGTATTCTCTTCTGTTTTGTCCTTCATCGGCTTTATGAAGGACATTTTTTTCGTATTTCCTTATATTTTGTCCTTCATCGGCTTTATGAAAGACATTTTTTTCATTTTCTCTGAAATTTTGTCCTTCATCGACGTCATGAAGGACATTTTTTCTCATTTTCTCTTATATTTTGTCCTTCATCGGCTTTTCCTTCTTAACAAACACCAAAAAGACGCCCTTCTCAGGACGCCAATCATTTATTCTTTCATCGCTGCTACTTTCTCTTTGACTTCTTCAATATTCTTCATTTTGTTATCCCAACACTTTTGGCTTAAGTCGACTGGGTATTCTTCTGGGTTCATAATCCGCTTGTATTCTTCCCATAACGAATCTAAATTCGCCTTCAAGTAATCACGGGATTCTTCCAAACACGGAAGCTCATACACAAGCTCGCCATCAACGAAAATATCTTCATGAAGTGGTTTCGCCGTAAAGTTTGTAACCACCTTATTAATGAATGTATGCGTTGGGTGGAACATTCTCAAGCGCTTTTCAGGGAGCTTCTCATCCTCCATCGCAATATAATCACCCTCTGCATGGTGATTCGTATTATTAATAATGCGATAGATTTTTTTCAGGCCTGGAGTTGTTACTTTCTCAGGATTAGAGGAAATTTTAATCGTATCCTCCAGATCCCCCTTGTCATTCTCAATACAAACGATTTTATAAACAGCACCAAGTGCAGCTTGATCATAGGCAGTAATTAGCTTTGTACCAATTCCCCAGCTATCAATTTTTGCACCCTGTGCCTTCAAGTTAATAATCGTATACTCATCTAAATCGCTGGAAGCGTAAATTTTTGCATTCTTAAATCCAGCTTCATCCAATAACTTACGTGCCTCTTTAGAAAGATACGCAAGGTCTCCGCTATCTAAGCGAATTCCAATAAAGTTAATCTGGTCTCCCATCTCTTTTGCCACTTTAATCGCATTCGGCACGCCAAGACGGAGTGTATCATACGTATCAACTAAGAACACACAATCTTTATGTGACTCCGCATACTTACGAAATGCTGTATATTCATCTTTATATGCTTGAACCATGGAATGGGCATGGGTACCAGCGACTGGAATCCCAAACAATTTCCCTGCTCTCACGTTACTTGTTGCTTCGAAACCAGCAAGGTAAGCCGCTCTCGTTCCCCAAATAGCTGCGTCCATCTCCTGGGCACGTCTTGTCCCAAATTCCATTGCAACCTCATTGCCCACAACTTGTTTGATTCTTGTAGCTTTCGTCGCAATTAATGTTTGGTAATTCACAATGTTGAGCAAAGCTGTTTCAATTAACTGTGCTTCAGCCAAAGGCGCTTCTACTCGTAAAATCGGCTCATTGCCAAAAACGAGTTCGCCCTCTTTCATGCCACGAATGGTTCCAGTAAACCTTATATTTTTTAGATATTCAAGAAAATCTTCCTGATAACCTACTTCATTTTTTAAGTACTCAAGGTCGTCTTCCGTAAAGTGGAAATTTCGAATGTACTGAATGACCTTTTCAAGACCAGCGAAAACAGCATAGCCATTCCCAAACGGTAGCTTGCGGAAAAATAATTCGAAGACCGCACGTTTATTATGTATACCATCTCTCCAATATGTCTCTGTCATATTAATCTGGTAAAGATCGGTATGAAGAGTATAACTATCATCTTGATAAATGTGTTTCATAATCGCCCTCCGAAATACTATTACAGATTCTCACTATTACAAACAATAATATCATTAAATAGACTATTTCACCATAGCACCTAGCGATTGTTCAAAATGTCCGAGGGCCCATTCATGTCCAGCTTGATTAAATGAGGCAACAGCGTCCTTGTAAACAACGATTTTGAAGCCTTTATTATACGCATCTACCGCCGTGTGCAGCACACAAATATCCGTACAAACCCCCACCAAATGAACCTCGGTAATGCCACGCTCCCTTAGTTTGATTTCCAAGTCTGTACCAGCGAAGGCGGAGTACCGTGTTTTATCCATAAAAACAACATTTTCATGGACCTTATTTTTCTCATATTCATCCTTTAATGCTCCAAATAAGTCTCTTCCAGATGTACCGCGAAGATTATGCGGTGGGAATAATTTGGTTTCCGGATGGTATTCATCCCCTTGGTCATGGACATCAATAGCAAAGACCACGTAATCACCATTCTCAATAAACTCCTTCGTTAGTTGAATGATTTTCTCCTCGATGACCTGACCTGGTTTTCCACACGTTAGCGCCCCACTATCTGCAACAAAGTCAACTGTATAGTCAATGTTGATCAATACCTTCATATCCCACACCCCTTATTTGTCTTGACTGTTGTCTATAAGCCATTATATACCTTAATTCTAGAGCTAATTCGGTTTTTCCTCCTATATAAACCTCCACGTTACGAAAAAAAGCTCGCTCCATATGGAACGAACTTCTTGTTAGCTATATCTTTTACCCGACTCCCAATCTGTCGGTCTGTCTAGCGGGCGAATATGGTCAAGTGGCACAAACACTTCTAAATGGCGGTATAGGTTTTCAAACTCTGCTGGAAGCAGTCCGCCAAATTCACCGTCTAAATTTAACTGCACCCTGTCATCGGAATACACTTTAATGCGATTTGCCTGTGTGTAAATGACATTGGGGTCATTCACATGCTCCCCGCGGACGGCTAAAGTTGATATCCGAATAAACTCTGCTAAATTGACCTTTTTCAAAATTAATAATGAAAACAGTCCATCATTAATAGAGGCATCAGGCGCAAGCTTTTCAAATCCTCCAATGGAATTCGTCAAGCCGACAAGAAACATCATAGCTTCTCCTTCGAACAGCTTCCCATCATATTCAAGCTTTAAATGCGAGGATTTAATTGAAGGAATCATTTCCATTCCTTTTAGGTAGTAGGCAAGCTGACCAAGCATTGTTTTTAATTTGCTAGGGACCTCATATGTAAGCTCAGTAAGCCTTCCGCCACCTGCGATATTTATAAAATACTTTTCATTAATACGACCAATATCGACGGGAATTAATTCCCCTTTTGTGATTATGTCGACAGCGGCTCCAATATCCCTTGGAATTTGAAGCGCACGGGCAAAATCATTCGTTGTTCCAGCTGGAATAATACCTAATTTCGGACGATACTCCTGCTCAGCTAAGCCGTTAACCACTTCATGAATGGTTCCATCTCCACCTGCAGCAATGACTATGTCATACTTGCGCTCGACAGCTATGCGCGCCGCATTTGTTGCATCGCCTGCTCCGGTTGTGGCATGACATGAGGCCTCATAGCCAGCCGCCTCTAATTTC comes from the Neobacillus sp. PS2-9 genome and includes:
- a CDS encoding diacylglycerol kinase; amino-acid sequence: MKRARLIYNPTSGRELIKRQLPEILMKLEAAGYEASCHATTGAGDATNAARIAVERKYDIVIAAGGDGTIHEVVNGLAEQEYRPKLGIIPAGTTNDFARALQIPRDIGAAVDIITKGELIPVDIGRINEKYFINIAGGGRLTELTYEVPSKLKTMLGQLAYYLKGMEMIPSIKSSHLKLEYDGKLFEGEAMMFLVGLTNSIGGFEKLAPDASINDGLFSLLILKKVNLAEFIRISTLAVRGEHVNDPNVIYTQANRIKVYSDDRVQLNLDGEFGGLLPAEFENLYRHLEVFVPLDHIRPLDRPTDWESGKRYS
- a CDS encoding isochorismatase family cysteine hydrolase translates to MKVLINIDYTVDFVADSGALTCGKPGQVIEEKIIQLTKEFIENGDYVVFAIDVHDQGDEYHPETKLFPPHNLRGTSGRDLFGALKDEYEKNKVHENVVFMDKTRYSAFAGTDLEIKLRERGITEVHLVGVCTDICVLHTAVDAYNKGFKIVVYKDAVASFNQAGHEWALGHFEQSLGAMVK
- a CDS encoding IS256 family transposase, which codes for MQNYRDMTIRELAGQCETVDDIHAMIRDLFKETLQQVFEAEIEEHLGYSKHNSKGINTGNSRNGYSKKTIKSKLGETKLNIPRDRKGEYEPQIIKKYETSINGLEDQIIALYSKGMSTRDIEDHMKDIYGINVSSSLVSKVTDKVLPLVYEWQSRLLDPVYPIVFLDAIHFKVKHENRIVSKAAYTVLGVNTDGIKDILGIWIGEDESASFWLNVCQDLKSRGVQDILIACKDGLSGFSEAINATFPKTDIQSCIIHQLRNNVKCVPHKFRKELMDDLKKVYKAYTLEQAELAFDEFKEKWGNKYPSVIISWETNWLELTTFFSYPVEIRKLIYTTNTIEAFHRQLRKVTKTKTAYPTDNALRKIVYLATVGVTDKWSNPIPGWLECRQQFDIMFEGRLGK
- a CDS encoding nicotinate phosphoribosyltransferase → MKHIYQDDSYTLHTDLYQINMTETYWRDGIHNKRAVFELFFRKLPFGNGYAVFAGLEKVIQYIRNFHFTEDDLEYLKNEVGYQEDFLEYLKNIRFTGTIRGMKEGELVFGNEPILRVEAPLAEAQLIETALLNIVNYQTLIATKATRIKQVVGNEVAMEFGTRRAQEMDAAIWGTRAAYLAGFEATSNVRAGKLFGIPVAGTHAHSMVQAYKDEYTAFRKYAESHKDCVFLVDTYDTLRLGVPNAIKVAKEMGDQINFIGIRLDSGDLAYLSKEARKLLDEAGFKNAKIYASSDLDEYTIINLKAQGAKIDSWGIGTKLITAYDQAALGAVYKIVCIENDKGDLEDTIKISSNPEKVTTPGLKKIYRIINNTNHHAEGDYIAMEDEKLPEKRLRMFHPTHTFINKVVTNFTAKPLHEDIFVDGELVYELPCLEESRDYLKANLDSLWEEYKRIMNPEEYPVDLSQKCWDNKMKNIEEVKEKVAAMKE